The Oryza glaberrima chromosome 9, OglaRS2, whole genome shotgun sequence genome includes a window with the following:
- the LOC127785452 gene encoding protein TIFY 6a-like, protein MSFRSSSSLAAAREEDSKEAAVFDRFSLFGFRPPPRPSPGDAFDGAAAADTMKQRQFGFDGRQQYAAAEQHGHREQGVDSYGVAAPHHAVQFSQANPTTLRGGVDERFPVFVLLAVSPSRPCRKQMVAVGACGFLQVLLAVEVDGAKKLTDCLVRPG, encoded by the exons ATGTCCttcaggtcgtcgtcgtcgttggcggcggcgagggaggaggactccaaggaggcggcggtgttcGACCGCTTCTCCCTCTTCGGgttccgcccgccgccgcgcccgtcgcccGGTGATGCcttcgacggcgccgccgccgccgacaccatGAAGCAG CGGCAGTTTGGATTCGACGGCCGGCAGCAGTACGCAGCCGCGGAGCAGCACGGCCACCGTGAGCAGGGCGTGGACTCCTACGGCGTCGCGGCGCCGCACCACGCCGTGCAGTTCAGCCAGGCGAACCCGACCAccctccgcggcggcgtcgacgagcggTTCCCAGTGTTCGTGCTGCTCGCCGTCTCACCGTCCCGGCCGTGCCGGAAGCAGATGGTGGCCGTCGGCGCGTGCGGCTTCCTGCAGGTTCTCCTCGCCGTGGAGGTCGACGGCGCCAAGAAGCTCACCGATTGCCTCGTCAGACCGGGATGA